TATTTGGATAGAAGCTGGGCCAAACCTGCTAAAAATTAATTAGGATGGAGGATCTTCCACAGGGATACATGTTGGTTGAGAGGAGTAAAGATTGGTTGGATCAGGCTGAGTGGGATCTAAAACACGAAAAGCATGATCTTGAAGCTGGTTTTTATGATTGGGCCTGTTTCTCAGCTCAACAGGCGGCTGAAAAGGCAGTTAAGGCGGTTATCCAAAGGCAAGGTGGGGAGGCTTAGGGGCATTCCGTTTACGAGCTACTCCTTGAAATTAGGGGAAAGTTCGAGTTCGATGTGAATTCTCTTCTAGATAAGGCTTTAGAGCTAGATAAAGCTTATATACCAACTAGGTACCCAAATGCTCACCCTTCCCTATCTCCAAGGAGGAGATACACAAGGATTGAGGCTGAGAGGTTAATATCGTACGCGGAGGAGATCGTTAATGTGTGTAAAAGTATATTATCCAAGGTATAGCAGGGAGCACGTTATAAGGGCCCTTAAGGAGTACTTTTCTAAGAATGCGGGCAAGCTTGGTATCCTAGAAGTGTATCTCTTCGGCTCCTATGCGCGGGGCGATCAAACAGCCTTCAGCGATATAGACTTGCTGATCGTAG
Above is a genomic segment from Thermoproteota archaeon containing:
- a CDS encoding nucleotidyltransferase domain-containing protein; the protein is MCVKVYYPRYSREHVIRALKEYFSKNAGKLGILEVYLFGSYARGDQTAFSDIDLLIVVEDCVDRDRLYLEIRKSINIRGLEPQIINLSDYLKMRAGKWIRTIENEGVRIY